One part of the Esox lucius isolate fEsoLuc1 chromosome 10, fEsoLuc1.pri, whole genome shotgun sequence genome encodes these proteins:
- the scgn gene encoding secretagogin, with protein MDSAFDNLDAEGFLQIWQHFDADDNGYIEGKELDDFFRHMMKKLGMSDELSDDKVRRIKERFMSAYDTTPDGRLQIQELATMMLPEEENFLLLFRKETPLDNSVEFMRIWRNYDADSSGYISAIELKGFLQDLFLQHKKTISPNKLEKYTDTMMKIFDKNKDGRLELNDLARILALKENFLLKFDMDACSQEDRKRDFEKIFAHYDVSKTGALEGPEVDGFVKDMMELVTPTITGADLDKFRKVLLGHCDLNGDGKIQKNELALCLGLKYTS; from the exons ATGGACAGCGCTTTTGACAATCTAGATGCTGAAGGATTCCTACAAATTTGGCAACACTTTGATGCTGACG ATAATGGATATATAGAAGGAAAGGAGTTAGACGACTTTTTTCGACACATGATGAAGAAACTTGGGATGAGT GATGAACTATCAGACGATAAAGTCAGAAGAATAAAGGAAAGGTTCATGTCAGCTTATGACACCACACCGGATGGTCGCCTGCAAATACAAGAG TTGGCCACCATGATGCTGCCGGAGGAAGAGAACTTCTTGCTACTGTTCCGCAAAGAGACGCCATTGGACAACAGTGTAGAGTTCATGAGG ATCTGGAGAAACTATGATGCTGACAGCAGTGGATACATTTCAGCCATAGAGCTCAAG GGCTTCCTACAGGACCTGTTCCTACAGCACAAGAAGACCATCTCCCCCAACAAACTGGAGAAGTACACTGACACCATG ATGAAGATTTTTGATAAAAACAAGGATGGAAGATTGGAGTTGAATGACCTTGCCAG AATATTGGCTCTTAAAGAGAACTTCTTGCTGAAGTTTGATATGGAT GCTTGCAGCCAAGAGGATCGAAAGAGGGACTTTGAGAAGATATTTGCTCACTATGATGTC aGTAAGACAGGTGCCTTGGAAGGTCCAGAGGTGGACGGCTTTGTCAAAGACATGATGGAACTGGTCACG CCCACAATTACAGGAGCGGACCTGGACAAGTTCCGCAAGGTCCTGCTGGGCCACTGTGACCTGAATGGTGATGGAAAAATCCAGAAGAATGAACTGGCCCTGTGCCTTGGACTGAAATACACAAGTTAA